The DNA region CCAGCGGCGCACGGCGGCGTCGCCTTCGACGCGGATTTCCTCGACGATGCGGCGCGCGGCCTCGAAGGCTTCCCCGCTCTCGCTCGGACGCGAGAGCGCGCGCTTGCGTGTGGCCGCGTCGGCGCTTTTCCAGTCGATGCGTTCGAGCATGATCAGGCCATCATCTTTTCGATCGGCATGACGAGGATGGAGCGCGCGCCCGCCGCCTTGAGGCGCTCCAGGGTCGACCAGAACACCGCCTCGGTGCACACGGCATGGACGGCGACGACATCCTCGCGCCCGACGATCTGGGCGACGGTCGGGGCGTCGGAACCGGGCAGGATGGCGCGGATCTCGTCGAGCCGGTCCTTCGGGGCGTTCAGGAGGATGTATTTCGTCTGGCGCGAGGCGATGACGCCCTGGAAGCGGTCGATGAGCAGTTCGGCCGTCTCGGCCGCGCCGTTGACCGCCGCCTTCGGCCCGCGGATCAGCACGGCCTCGCTTTCCAGGACGGTTTCGAAGGCGACCAGACCGTTGGCCTCCAGCGTGGCACCGGTGGAGACGAGATCGCAGATCGCGTCGGCGATGTTCATGCGCGGCGCGACCTCGACCGAGCCGCCCATCTCGATGATCTCCGCGTCCACGCCGCGCTCCTGGAGGAATTTGCGGGTGAGGCCGGGATAGCTCGTCGCGATGGTCTTGCCGGCAAGGTCCT from Marinicauda algicola includes:
- the hisG gene encoding ATP phosphoribosyltransferase; its protein translation is MSADRLTLAVQKKGRLFEGSEELLKRAGVKLAYARDALLRRSENMPLDIMFIRDDDIPNFVASGACDYGIVGENVLYELAERSQRVAGLEVALKLGFARCKLKLAAPKDGPIARVEDLAGKTIATSYPGLTRKFLQERGVDAEIIEMGGSVEVAPRMNIADAICDLVSTGATLEANGLVAFETVLESEAVLIRGPKAAVNGAAETAELLIDRFQGVIASRQTKYILLNAPKDRLDEIRAILPGSDAPTVAQIVGREDVVAVHAVCTEAVFWSTLERLKAAGARSILVMPIEKMMA